The Mugil cephalus isolate CIBA_MC_2020 chromosome 11, CIBA_Mcephalus_1.1, whole genome shotgun sequence genome includes a window with the following:
- the pex5 gene encoding peroxisomal biogenesis factor 5 isoform X5: MAMRELVEAECGGANPLMKLTGHMTKEGGSWRHRSTPTIPPTPIEIATEEELVNEFLQAPPRPPHTFDMGQLLEEMQQIDQQSYRQAPQRAPDVAALALSGDWTAEFLSGPDSASAPGLAALGDAADADWTREFIAEAADPGRWAEEYLEQSEEKLWLGDLGDKENEWTKEYQAGEELRQTANELVSKVDDPKLQNTESDVDFWEKLQQEWEEMAKRDAESHPWLSDFDQLLSSSYDKGYQFEEENPYLSHPDPLSEGVKRMEAGDIPGAVRFFESAVQKEPDNQLAWQYLGTCQAENEQEFAAISALRRCIELKNDNLTALMALAVSFTNESLHRQACETLRDWLKHNPKYRSVWEQNERERQTDGAREKEKERERFGSLLPESLFTDVQTLFLRAANSDPAQVDPQLQCGLGVLFNLSGEYDKAVDCFSAALSVTPQDYLLWNKLGATLANGNRSEEAVAAYRRALELQPGFVRSRYNLGISCVNLGAHREAVEHFLEALSLQRQAAGDGARAARGPGGAAATMMSDNIWSTLRMALSMMGESPLYAAADRRDLDALLAHFCQREVDGGTE; encoded by the exons atggcgatgcGGGAGTTGGTGGAGGCAGAATGTGGGGGAGCCAATCCTCTCATGAAGTTGACCGGTCACATGACGAAGGAAGGGGGGTCATGGCGGCACCGCTCAACACCTACA aTCCCCCCCACTCCTATTGAAATTGCAACCGAGGAAGAG CTGGTGAATGAGTTCCTTCAGGCTCCCCCACGACCCCCACACACATTTGACATGGgccagctgctggaggaaatgcagcagattgaccAGCAGAGCTACAGGCAAGCTCCACAGAGAG CTCCAGATGTGGCAGCGCTGGCCCTTTCTGGTGACTGGACAGCTGAGTTCCTCTCAGGACCCGACTCTGCCTCCGCGCCGGGGCTCGCTGCTCTTGGTGATGCAGCAGATGCTGATTGGACGAGAGAGTTTATCGCAGAGGCAGCAG ATCCTGGACGCTGGGCAGAGGAATATCTGGAGCAGTCAGAGGAAAAGTTGTGGCTGGGTGACCTGGGAGACAAGGAGAATGAATG GACAAAAGAGTATCAAGCGGGAGAGGAGCTGAGGCAGACGGCCAACGAGCTTGTCTCAAAGGTCGATGACCCCAAGTTACAAAACACAGAG AGTGATGTGGATTTCtgggagaagctgcagcaggagtgGGAGGAGATGGCCAAGAGGGATGCAGAGAGCCATCCATGGCTGTCTGACTTCGATCAGCTGCTCAGCTCTTCTTATGACAAG GGATATCAGTTTGAAGAGGAAAACCCCTACTTATCCCACCCAGACCCCCTGTCAGAGGGAGTGAAGAGGATGGAGGCAGGGGATATCCCTGGTGCTGTACGGTTCTTTGAGAGCGCTGTCCAGAAGGAACCAGACAACCAGCTG GCTTGGCAATATCTGGGAACCTGTCAGGCAGAGAATGAGCAAGAATTTGCTGCCATCAGCGCCCTCCGCAG GTGTATAGAGCTGAAGAACGACAACCTGACGGCCCTGATGGCGTTGGCTGTCAGTTTCACTAATGAGTCGCTACACAGGCAGGCCTGTGAGACTCTTCGTGACTGGCTAAAGCACAATCCTAAATACCGCTCTGTGTGGGAACAGAACGAGCGTGAACGCCAAACAGACGGCgccagagaaaaggagaaggagcggGAGCGGTTCGGATCACTGCTGCCAGA ATCTTTGTTTACTGACGTCCAGACCTTGTTCCTGCGAGCAGCCAACTCTGACCCTGCCCAGGTGGACCCTCAGCTGCAGTGTGGTCTGGGAGTCCTCTTCAACCTCAGTGGAGAGTATGACAAGGCGGTGGACTGTTTCAGCGCTGCTCTTTCAGTCACTCCACAG GACTACCTGTTGTGGAATAAGTTGGGTGCTACACTAGCCAATGGAAACCGTTCAGAGGAAGCAGTGGCTGCCTACAGGAGAGCTCTGGAACTGCAGCCAGGTTTCGTCCGTAGTCGCTATAATTTGGGAATCAGCTGTGTTAATTTAGGAGCACATAG AGAGGCAGTGGAGCACTTCCTAGAAGCTCTATCTCTACAGCGCCAGGCCGCAGGAGATGGAGCAAGAGCTGCGAGGGGGCCTGGAGGTGCTGCAGCCACTATGATGTCTGACAATATCTGGTCCACGCTGCGCATGGCTCTAAGCATGATGGGAGAGAGTCCGCTGTACGCTGCGGCCGACCGGCGAGACTTGGATGCATTGCTGGCTCATTTCTGCCAGAGAGAGGTGGACGGTGGGACTGAATGA
- the pex5 gene encoding peroxisomal biogenesis factor 5 isoform X3, with amino-acid sequence MAMRELVEAECGGANPLMKLTGHMTKEGGSWRHRSTPTIPPTPIEIATEEELVNEFLQAPPRPPHTFDMGQLLEEMQQIDQQSYRQAPQRAPDVAALALSGDWTAEFLSGPDSASAPGLAALGDAADADWTREFIAEAADPGRWAEEYLEQSEEKLWLGDLGDKENEWTKEYQAGEELRQTANELVSKVDDPKLQNTEFLRFIRQIGEGSVTVESRTDKQLTDKAQAQEAQNWASNLNQSDVDFWEKLQQEWEEMAKRDAESHPWLSDFDQLLSSSYDKGYQFEEENPYLSHPDPLSEGVKRMEAGDIPGAVRFFESAVQKEPDNQLAWQYLGTCQAENEQEFAAISALRRCIELKNDNLTALMALAVSFTNESLHRQACETLRDWLKHNPKYRSVWEQNERERQTDGAREKEKERERFGSLLPESLFTDVQTLFLRAANSDPAQVDPQLQCGLGVLFNLSGEYDKAVDCFSAALSVTPQDYLLWNKLGATLANGNRSEEAVAAYRRALELQPGFVRSRYNLGISCVNLGAHREAVEHFLEALSLQRQAAGDGARAARGPGGAAATMMSDNIWSTLRMALSMMGESPLYAAADRRDLDALLAHFCQREVDGGTE; translated from the exons atggcgatgcGGGAGTTGGTGGAGGCAGAATGTGGGGGAGCCAATCCTCTCATGAAGTTGACCGGTCACATGACGAAGGAAGGGGGGTCATGGCGGCACCGCTCAACACCTACA aTCCCCCCCACTCCTATTGAAATTGCAACCGAGGAAGAG CTGGTGAATGAGTTCCTTCAGGCTCCCCCACGACCCCCACACACATTTGACATGGgccagctgctggaggaaatgcagcagattgaccAGCAGAGCTACAGGCAAGCTCCACAGAGAG CTCCAGATGTGGCAGCGCTGGCCCTTTCTGGTGACTGGACAGCTGAGTTCCTCTCAGGACCCGACTCTGCCTCCGCGCCGGGGCTCGCTGCTCTTGGTGATGCAGCAGATGCTGATTGGACGAGAGAGTTTATCGCAGAGGCAGCAG ATCCTGGACGCTGGGCAGAGGAATATCTGGAGCAGTCAGAGGAAAAGTTGTGGCTGGGTGACCTGGGAGACAAGGAGAATGAATG GACAAAAGAGTATCAAGCGGGAGAGGAGCTGAGGCAGACGGCCAACGAGCTTGTCTCAAAGGTCGATGACCCCAAGTTACAAAACACAGAG TTCCTGCGATTCATTAGGCAGATTGGCGAGGGCAGTGTGACAGTGGAGAGCAGAACAGACAAACAGCTCACAGATAAAGCTCAGGCCCAGGAAGCTCAGAACTGGGCCTCCAACCTCAACCAG AGTGATGTGGATTTCtgggagaagctgcagcaggagtgGGAGGAGATGGCCAAGAGGGATGCAGAGAGCCATCCATGGCTGTCTGACTTCGATCAGCTGCTCAGCTCTTCTTATGACAAG GGATATCAGTTTGAAGAGGAAAACCCCTACTTATCCCACCCAGACCCCCTGTCAGAGGGAGTGAAGAGGATGGAGGCAGGGGATATCCCTGGTGCTGTACGGTTCTTTGAGAGCGCTGTCCAGAAGGAACCAGACAACCAGCTG GCTTGGCAATATCTGGGAACCTGTCAGGCAGAGAATGAGCAAGAATTTGCTGCCATCAGCGCCCTCCGCAG GTGTATAGAGCTGAAGAACGACAACCTGACGGCCCTGATGGCGTTGGCTGTCAGTTTCACTAATGAGTCGCTACACAGGCAGGCCTGTGAGACTCTTCGTGACTGGCTAAAGCACAATCCTAAATACCGCTCTGTGTGGGAACAGAACGAGCGTGAACGCCAAACAGACGGCgccagagaaaaggagaaggagcggGAGCGGTTCGGATCACTGCTGCCAGA ATCTTTGTTTACTGACGTCCAGACCTTGTTCCTGCGAGCAGCCAACTCTGACCCTGCCCAGGTGGACCCTCAGCTGCAGTGTGGTCTGGGAGTCCTCTTCAACCTCAGTGGAGAGTATGACAAGGCGGTGGACTGTTTCAGCGCTGCTCTTTCAGTCACTCCACAG GACTACCTGTTGTGGAATAAGTTGGGTGCTACACTAGCCAATGGAAACCGTTCAGAGGAAGCAGTGGCTGCCTACAGGAGAGCTCTGGAACTGCAGCCAGGTTTCGTCCGTAGTCGCTATAATTTGGGAATCAGCTGTGTTAATTTAGGAGCACATAG AGAGGCAGTGGAGCACTTCCTAGAAGCTCTATCTCTACAGCGCCAGGCCGCAGGAGATGGAGCAAGAGCTGCGAGGGGGCCTGGAGGTGCTGCAGCCACTATGATGTCTGACAATATCTGGTCCACGCTGCGCATGGCTCTAAGCATGATGGGAGAGAGTCCGCTGTACGCTGCGGCCGACCGGCGAGACTTGGATGCATTGCTGGCTCATTTCTGCCAGAGAGAGGTGGACGGTGGGACTGAATGA
- the pex5 gene encoding peroxisomal biogenesis factor 5 isoform X1: MAMRELVEAECGGANPLMKLTGHMTKEGGSWRHRSTPTIPPTPIEIATEEELVNEFLQAPPRPPHTFDMGQLLEEMQQIDQQSYRQAPQRAPDVAALALSGDWTAEFLSGPDSASAPGLAALGDAADADWTREFIAEAADPGRWAEEYLEQSEEKLWLGDLGDKENEWTKEYQAGEELRQTANELVSKVDDPKLQNTEFLRFIRQIGEGSVTVESRTDKQLTDKAQAQEAQNWASNLNQFLMETGGGTLPLEPPEANQKTEKVKAKQAEHWAKIVRQVSEESAEAWVDEFATSGPDFQQAKAAVESDVDFWEKLQQEWEEMAKRDAESHPWLSDFDQLLSSSYDKGYQFEEENPYLSHPDPLSEGVKRMEAGDIPGAVRFFESAVQKEPDNQLAWQYLGTCQAENEQEFAAISALRRCIELKNDNLTALMALAVSFTNESLHRQACETLRDWLKHNPKYRSVWEQNERERQTDGAREKEKERERFGSLLPESLFTDVQTLFLRAANSDPAQVDPQLQCGLGVLFNLSGEYDKAVDCFSAALSVTPQDYLLWNKLGATLANGNRSEEAVAAYRRALELQPGFVRSRYNLGISCVNLGAHREAVEHFLEALSLQRQAAGDGARAARGPGGAAATMMSDNIWSTLRMALSMMGESPLYAAADRRDLDALLAHFCQREVDGGTE, translated from the exons atggcgatgcGGGAGTTGGTGGAGGCAGAATGTGGGGGAGCCAATCCTCTCATGAAGTTGACCGGTCACATGACGAAGGAAGGGGGGTCATGGCGGCACCGCTCAACACCTACA aTCCCCCCCACTCCTATTGAAATTGCAACCGAGGAAGAG CTGGTGAATGAGTTCCTTCAGGCTCCCCCACGACCCCCACACACATTTGACATGGgccagctgctggaggaaatgcagcagattgaccAGCAGAGCTACAGGCAAGCTCCACAGAGAG CTCCAGATGTGGCAGCGCTGGCCCTTTCTGGTGACTGGACAGCTGAGTTCCTCTCAGGACCCGACTCTGCCTCCGCGCCGGGGCTCGCTGCTCTTGGTGATGCAGCAGATGCTGATTGGACGAGAGAGTTTATCGCAGAGGCAGCAG ATCCTGGACGCTGGGCAGAGGAATATCTGGAGCAGTCAGAGGAAAAGTTGTGGCTGGGTGACCTGGGAGACAAGGAGAATGAATG GACAAAAGAGTATCAAGCGGGAGAGGAGCTGAGGCAGACGGCCAACGAGCTTGTCTCAAAGGTCGATGACCCCAAGTTACAAAACACAGAG TTCCTGCGATTCATTAGGCAGATTGGCGAGGGCAGTGTGACAGTGGAGAGCAGAACAGACAAACAGCTCACAGATAAAGCTCAGGCCCAGGAAGCTCAGAACTGGGCCTCCAACCTCAACCAG TTCCTGATGGAGACGGGGGGAGGGACTCTTCCCTTGGAACCCCCAGAGGCGAATCAGAAGACTGAGAAAGTTAAAGCTAAACAAGCAGAGCACTGGGCCAAAATCGTCAGGCAG GTGTCAGAGGAGTCAGCTGAAGCCTGGGTAGACGAGTTTGCTACATCAGGACCAGATTTTCAACAAGCCAAAGCTGCAGTAGAG AGTGATGTGGATTTCtgggagaagctgcagcaggagtgGGAGGAGATGGCCAAGAGGGATGCAGAGAGCCATCCATGGCTGTCTGACTTCGATCAGCTGCTCAGCTCTTCTTATGACAAG GGATATCAGTTTGAAGAGGAAAACCCCTACTTATCCCACCCAGACCCCCTGTCAGAGGGAGTGAAGAGGATGGAGGCAGGGGATATCCCTGGTGCTGTACGGTTCTTTGAGAGCGCTGTCCAGAAGGAACCAGACAACCAGCTG GCTTGGCAATATCTGGGAACCTGTCAGGCAGAGAATGAGCAAGAATTTGCTGCCATCAGCGCCCTCCGCAG GTGTATAGAGCTGAAGAACGACAACCTGACGGCCCTGATGGCGTTGGCTGTCAGTTTCACTAATGAGTCGCTACACAGGCAGGCCTGTGAGACTCTTCGTGACTGGCTAAAGCACAATCCTAAATACCGCTCTGTGTGGGAACAGAACGAGCGTGAACGCCAAACAGACGGCgccagagaaaaggagaaggagcggGAGCGGTTCGGATCACTGCTGCCAGA ATCTTTGTTTACTGACGTCCAGACCTTGTTCCTGCGAGCAGCCAACTCTGACCCTGCCCAGGTGGACCCTCAGCTGCAGTGTGGTCTGGGAGTCCTCTTCAACCTCAGTGGAGAGTATGACAAGGCGGTGGACTGTTTCAGCGCTGCTCTTTCAGTCACTCCACAG GACTACCTGTTGTGGAATAAGTTGGGTGCTACACTAGCCAATGGAAACCGTTCAGAGGAAGCAGTGGCTGCCTACAGGAGAGCTCTGGAACTGCAGCCAGGTTTCGTCCGTAGTCGCTATAATTTGGGAATCAGCTGTGTTAATTTAGGAGCACATAG AGAGGCAGTGGAGCACTTCCTAGAAGCTCTATCTCTACAGCGCCAGGCCGCAGGAGATGGAGCAAGAGCTGCGAGGGGGCCTGGAGGTGCTGCAGCCACTATGATGTCTGACAATATCTGGTCCACGCTGCGCATGGCTCTAAGCATGATGGGAGAGAGTCCGCTGTACGCTGCGGCCGACCGGCGAGACTTGGATGCATTGCTGGCTCATTTCTGCCAGAGAGAGGTGGACGGTGGGACTGAATGA
- the pex5 gene encoding peroxisomal biogenesis factor 5 isoform X4 has product MAMRELVEAECGGANPLMKLTGHMTKEGGSWRHRSTPTIPPTPIEIATEEELVNEFLQAPPRPPHTFDMGQLLEEMQQIDQQSYRQAPQRAPDVAALALSGDWTAEFLSGPDSASAPGLAALGDAADADWTREFIAEAADPGRWAEEYLEQSEEKLWLGDLGDKENEWTKEYQAGEELRQTANELVSKVDDPKLQNTEVSEESAEAWVDEFATSGPDFQQAKAAVESDVDFWEKLQQEWEEMAKRDAESHPWLSDFDQLLSSSYDKGYQFEEENPYLSHPDPLSEGVKRMEAGDIPGAVRFFESAVQKEPDNQLAWQYLGTCQAENEQEFAAISALRRCIELKNDNLTALMALAVSFTNESLHRQACETLRDWLKHNPKYRSVWEQNERERQTDGAREKEKERERFGSLLPESLFTDVQTLFLRAANSDPAQVDPQLQCGLGVLFNLSGEYDKAVDCFSAALSVTPQDYLLWNKLGATLANGNRSEEAVAAYRRALELQPGFVRSRYNLGISCVNLGAHREAVEHFLEALSLQRQAAGDGARAARGPGGAAATMMSDNIWSTLRMALSMMGESPLYAAADRRDLDALLAHFCQREVDGGTE; this is encoded by the exons atggcgatgcGGGAGTTGGTGGAGGCAGAATGTGGGGGAGCCAATCCTCTCATGAAGTTGACCGGTCACATGACGAAGGAAGGGGGGTCATGGCGGCACCGCTCAACACCTACA aTCCCCCCCACTCCTATTGAAATTGCAACCGAGGAAGAG CTGGTGAATGAGTTCCTTCAGGCTCCCCCACGACCCCCACACACATTTGACATGGgccagctgctggaggaaatgcagcagattgaccAGCAGAGCTACAGGCAAGCTCCACAGAGAG CTCCAGATGTGGCAGCGCTGGCCCTTTCTGGTGACTGGACAGCTGAGTTCCTCTCAGGACCCGACTCTGCCTCCGCGCCGGGGCTCGCTGCTCTTGGTGATGCAGCAGATGCTGATTGGACGAGAGAGTTTATCGCAGAGGCAGCAG ATCCTGGACGCTGGGCAGAGGAATATCTGGAGCAGTCAGAGGAAAAGTTGTGGCTGGGTGACCTGGGAGACAAGGAGAATGAATG GACAAAAGAGTATCAAGCGGGAGAGGAGCTGAGGCAGACGGCCAACGAGCTTGTCTCAAAGGTCGATGACCCCAAGTTACAAAACACAGAG GTGTCAGAGGAGTCAGCTGAAGCCTGGGTAGACGAGTTTGCTACATCAGGACCAGATTTTCAACAAGCCAAAGCTGCAGTAGAG AGTGATGTGGATTTCtgggagaagctgcagcaggagtgGGAGGAGATGGCCAAGAGGGATGCAGAGAGCCATCCATGGCTGTCTGACTTCGATCAGCTGCTCAGCTCTTCTTATGACAAG GGATATCAGTTTGAAGAGGAAAACCCCTACTTATCCCACCCAGACCCCCTGTCAGAGGGAGTGAAGAGGATGGAGGCAGGGGATATCCCTGGTGCTGTACGGTTCTTTGAGAGCGCTGTCCAGAAGGAACCAGACAACCAGCTG GCTTGGCAATATCTGGGAACCTGTCAGGCAGAGAATGAGCAAGAATTTGCTGCCATCAGCGCCCTCCGCAG GTGTATAGAGCTGAAGAACGACAACCTGACGGCCCTGATGGCGTTGGCTGTCAGTTTCACTAATGAGTCGCTACACAGGCAGGCCTGTGAGACTCTTCGTGACTGGCTAAAGCACAATCCTAAATACCGCTCTGTGTGGGAACAGAACGAGCGTGAACGCCAAACAGACGGCgccagagaaaaggagaaggagcggGAGCGGTTCGGATCACTGCTGCCAGA ATCTTTGTTTACTGACGTCCAGACCTTGTTCCTGCGAGCAGCCAACTCTGACCCTGCCCAGGTGGACCCTCAGCTGCAGTGTGGTCTGGGAGTCCTCTTCAACCTCAGTGGAGAGTATGACAAGGCGGTGGACTGTTTCAGCGCTGCTCTTTCAGTCACTCCACAG GACTACCTGTTGTGGAATAAGTTGGGTGCTACACTAGCCAATGGAAACCGTTCAGAGGAAGCAGTGGCTGCCTACAGGAGAGCTCTGGAACTGCAGCCAGGTTTCGTCCGTAGTCGCTATAATTTGGGAATCAGCTGTGTTAATTTAGGAGCACATAG AGAGGCAGTGGAGCACTTCCTAGAAGCTCTATCTCTACAGCGCCAGGCCGCAGGAGATGGAGCAAGAGCTGCGAGGGGGCCTGGAGGTGCTGCAGCCACTATGATGTCTGACAATATCTGGTCCACGCTGCGCATGGCTCTAAGCATGATGGGAGAGAGTCCGCTGTACGCTGCGGCCGACCGGCGAGACTTGGATGCATTGCTGGCTCATTTCTGCCAGAGAGAGGTGGACGGTGGGACTGAATGA
- the pex5 gene encoding peroxisomal biogenesis factor 5 isoform X2: MAMRELVEAECGGANPLMKLTGHMTKEGGSWRHRSTPTIPPTPIEIATEEELVNEFLQAPPRPPHTFDMGQLLEEMQQIDQQSYRQAPQRAPDVAALALSGDWTAEFLSGPDSASAPGLAALGDAADADWTREFIAEAADPGRWAEEYLEQSEEKLWLGDLGDKENEWTKEYQAGEELRQTANELVSKVDDPKLQNTEFLRFIRQIGEGSVTVESRTDKQLTDKAQAQEAQNWASNLNQVSEESAEAWVDEFATSGPDFQQAKAAVESDVDFWEKLQQEWEEMAKRDAESHPWLSDFDQLLSSSYDKGYQFEEENPYLSHPDPLSEGVKRMEAGDIPGAVRFFESAVQKEPDNQLAWQYLGTCQAENEQEFAAISALRRCIELKNDNLTALMALAVSFTNESLHRQACETLRDWLKHNPKYRSVWEQNERERQTDGAREKEKERERFGSLLPESLFTDVQTLFLRAANSDPAQVDPQLQCGLGVLFNLSGEYDKAVDCFSAALSVTPQDYLLWNKLGATLANGNRSEEAVAAYRRALELQPGFVRSRYNLGISCVNLGAHREAVEHFLEALSLQRQAAGDGARAARGPGGAAATMMSDNIWSTLRMALSMMGESPLYAAADRRDLDALLAHFCQREVDGGTE; encoded by the exons atggcgatgcGGGAGTTGGTGGAGGCAGAATGTGGGGGAGCCAATCCTCTCATGAAGTTGACCGGTCACATGACGAAGGAAGGGGGGTCATGGCGGCACCGCTCAACACCTACA aTCCCCCCCACTCCTATTGAAATTGCAACCGAGGAAGAG CTGGTGAATGAGTTCCTTCAGGCTCCCCCACGACCCCCACACACATTTGACATGGgccagctgctggaggaaatgcagcagattgaccAGCAGAGCTACAGGCAAGCTCCACAGAGAG CTCCAGATGTGGCAGCGCTGGCCCTTTCTGGTGACTGGACAGCTGAGTTCCTCTCAGGACCCGACTCTGCCTCCGCGCCGGGGCTCGCTGCTCTTGGTGATGCAGCAGATGCTGATTGGACGAGAGAGTTTATCGCAGAGGCAGCAG ATCCTGGACGCTGGGCAGAGGAATATCTGGAGCAGTCAGAGGAAAAGTTGTGGCTGGGTGACCTGGGAGACAAGGAGAATGAATG GACAAAAGAGTATCAAGCGGGAGAGGAGCTGAGGCAGACGGCCAACGAGCTTGTCTCAAAGGTCGATGACCCCAAGTTACAAAACACAGAG TTCCTGCGATTCATTAGGCAGATTGGCGAGGGCAGTGTGACAGTGGAGAGCAGAACAGACAAACAGCTCACAGATAAAGCTCAGGCCCAGGAAGCTCAGAACTGGGCCTCCAACCTCAACCAG GTGTCAGAGGAGTCAGCTGAAGCCTGGGTAGACGAGTTTGCTACATCAGGACCAGATTTTCAACAAGCCAAAGCTGCAGTAGAG AGTGATGTGGATTTCtgggagaagctgcagcaggagtgGGAGGAGATGGCCAAGAGGGATGCAGAGAGCCATCCATGGCTGTCTGACTTCGATCAGCTGCTCAGCTCTTCTTATGACAAG GGATATCAGTTTGAAGAGGAAAACCCCTACTTATCCCACCCAGACCCCCTGTCAGAGGGAGTGAAGAGGATGGAGGCAGGGGATATCCCTGGTGCTGTACGGTTCTTTGAGAGCGCTGTCCAGAAGGAACCAGACAACCAGCTG GCTTGGCAATATCTGGGAACCTGTCAGGCAGAGAATGAGCAAGAATTTGCTGCCATCAGCGCCCTCCGCAG GTGTATAGAGCTGAAGAACGACAACCTGACGGCCCTGATGGCGTTGGCTGTCAGTTTCACTAATGAGTCGCTACACAGGCAGGCCTGTGAGACTCTTCGTGACTGGCTAAAGCACAATCCTAAATACCGCTCTGTGTGGGAACAGAACGAGCGTGAACGCCAAACAGACGGCgccagagaaaaggagaaggagcggGAGCGGTTCGGATCACTGCTGCCAGA ATCTTTGTTTACTGACGTCCAGACCTTGTTCCTGCGAGCAGCCAACTCTGACCCTGCCCAGGTGGACCCTCAGCTGCAGTGTGGTCTGGGAGTCCTCTTCAACCTCAGTGGAGAGTATGACAAGGCGGTGGACTGTTTCAGCGCTGCTCTTTCAGTCACTCCACAG GACTACCTGTTGTGGAATAAGTTGGGTGCTACACTAGCCAATGGAAACCGTTCAGAGGAAGCAGTGGCTGCCTACAGGAGAGCTCTGGAACTGCAGCCAGGTTTCGTCCGTAGTCGCTATAATTTGGGAATCAGCTGTGTTAATTTAGGAGCACATAG AGAGGCAGTGGAGCACTTCCTAGAAGCTCTATCTCTACAGCGCCAGGCCGCAGGAGATGGAGCAAGAGCTGCGAGGGGGCCTGGAGGTGCTGCAGCCACTATGATGTCTGACAATATCTGGTCCACGCTGCGCATGGCTCTAAGCATGATGGGAGAGAGTCCGCTGTACGCTGCGGCCGACCGGCGAGACTTGGATGCATTGCTGGCTCATTTCTGCCAGAGAGAGGTGGACGGTGGGACTGAATGA